A stretch of Deinococcus fonticola DNA encodes these proteins:
- a CDS encoding Maf family nucleotide pyrophosphatase: MPEGSEKTRRVILASGSPRRRELLSNLGVKFEVLVSGEDEDSPETNPQKLAGDLALLKARSVAKLHPDAVVIAADTVVACAGELLAKPADALENAAFIRTLAGKTHQVFTGVSVLSPSGTFSGVECTDVEFRPLTEQEIQFYARSGEGLDKAGGYGIQGVGMGLVARVNGDYSNIVGFPLALVMRLLRRAGVPVWDDLTGATDLQAATRA, encoded by the coding sequence GTGCCGGAAGGAAGCGAAAAGACCCGGCGCGTGATTCTGGCCTCTGGCAGCCCCCGGCGGCGCGAACTGCTCAGCAACCTGGGCGTGAAGTTCGAGGTGCTGGTGAGCGGCGAGGACGAGGACAGCCCCGAAACGAACCCGCAGAAGCTGGCGGGCGACCTCGCTCTGCTGAAAGCGCGTTCGGTGGCTAAGCTGCACCCGGACGCGGTGGTGATCGCGGCAGACACCGTGGTGGCCTGCGCCGGTGAACTGCTGGCGAAACCCGCCGACGCGCTGGAAAATGCCGCCTTTATCCGCACCCTTGCAGGCAAGACGCATCAGGTGTTCACGGGCGTGAGCGTCCTCTCCCCCAGCGGCACCTTCAGCGGCGTGGAGTGCACCGACGTGGAATTTCGGCCGCTGACCGAGCAGGAAATCCAGTTTTACGCCCGCAGTGGCGAGGGGCTGGACAAAGCAGGCGGGTACGGCATTCAGGGCGTCGGCATGGGGCTGGTGGCGCGGGTGAACGGGGATTACTCGAACATCGTCGGGTTTCCGCTGGCGCTGGTCATGCGCCTGCTGCGCCGGGCCGGGGTGCCGGTGTGGGACGACCTGACTGGAGCCACCGACTTGCAGGCGGCAACCCGCGCGTGA
- the mreC gene encoding rod shape-determining protein MreC has protein sequence MGRPDWSHRLAGGNPRVRPWTQALSVYGLLLVLSVVLLRFQVLAPSALGSATAPLSKVALVAADNVRGSFASMAEGRRTREEIQTLTRRNQELRQQNELLSVELGRLRQLTQITSTQAPNAVGIAQVVDVAPSPLLARLKLNRGRADGLRVHMPVTIPAGLVGQVIEVSARKSTVIALVDPQSSVGVTLSGGRGGRGLAVGSPPNRLRAEFSLGVPVKVGDVLVTSSLGGVYPVGIRVGTVEKIVPVGPNDVTRTVIVKPAVDVGALTDVTVLGAL, from the coding sequence GTGGGACGACCTGACTGGAGCCACCGACTTGCAGGCGGCAACCCGCGCGTGAGGCCCTGGACGCAGGCCCTCAGCGTATACGGGCTGCTGCTGGTGCTGAGTGTGGTGCTGCTGCGCTTTCAGGTGCTGGCCCCGTCCGCCCTGGGCAGCGCCACCGCCCCGCTCTCCAAAGTGGCCCTGGTGGCGGCCGACAACGTGCGTGGCAGCTTTGCCAGCATGGCCGAAGGGCGGCGCACCAGAGAGGAAATTCAAACGCTGACCCGCCGGAATCAGGAACTCCGCCAGCAGAACGAACTGCTGAGTGTGGAGCTGGGTCGCCTGCGGCAACTGACGCAGATCACGTCCACCCAGGCCCCCAACGCCGTGGGCATCGCGCAGGTGGTGGACGTGGCCCCCAGTCCGCTGCTGGCCCGCCTGAAACTGAACCGGGGCCGCGCCGACGGCCTGCGCGTCCATATGCCCGTCACCATCCCGGCGGGCCTGGTGGGTCAGGTGATCGAGGTGAGCGCCCGGAAATCCACCGTTATTGCGCTGGTCGACCCGCAGAGCAGCGTGGGCGTCACGCTCTCGGGGGGGCGCGGTGGGCGCGGCCTGGCGGTGGGTTCCCCGCCCAACCGACTGCGGGCCGAGTTCTCGCTGGGCGTTCCGGTGAAGGTCGGGGACGTGCTGGTGACCTCCAGCCTGGGGGGCGTGTACCCGGTGGGCATCCGGGTGGGCACGGTGGAGAAAATCGTGCCGGTGGGGCCAAACGACGTGACGCGCACCGTGATCGTGAAACCCGCCGTGGATGTCGGGGCCCTGACGGACGTGACCGTGCTGGGGGCACTGTGA
- the deoC gene encoding deoxyribose-phosphate aldolase, whose product MNLASSIDHTLLKATATSADIRQLCAEAREHRFYAVCVNPVFIPLCRAELAGSEVKVATVCGFPLGAVSSEQKAVEARLSAEAGADEVDMVIHVGAALENDWDAVQADVNAVRRAIPDRVLKVIIETCYLSDEQKRGATEAAVRGGADFVKTSTGFGTGGATVEDVRLMAEVIAGRAKIKAAGGVRTPADADAMIAAGATRLGTSGGVGLVSGTQNMQGY is encoded by the coding sequence GTGAACCTCGCGTCCTCCATTGATCACACGCTGCTCAAAGCCACCGCGACGAGCGCCGATATTCGCCAGTTGTGCGCCGAGGCGCGGGAGCACCGTTTCTACGCGGTGTGCGTGAACCCGGTTTTTATTCCTCTGTGCCGGGCGGAGCTGGCAGGCAGTGAGGTGAAGGTGGCGACGGTCTGCGGCTTTCCGCTGGGCGCGGTGAGCAGCGAGCAGAAGGCCGTGGAGGCCCGCCTGAGCGCTGAAGCCGGCGCGGACGAGGTGGACATGGTGATCCACGTAGGCGCGGCCCTGGAGAACGACTGGGACGCTGTGCAGGCCGACGTGAACGCGGTGCGCCGGGCTATTCCGGACCGCGTGCTGAAGGTCATCATCGAGACTTGTTACCTGTCGGACGAGCAGAAGCGCGGCGCGACCGAAGCGGCGGTGCGTGGCGGCGCGGATTTCGTGAAGACCAGCACCGGCTTCGGCACGGGCGGCGCCACCGTGGAGGATGTGCGGCTTATGGCGGAAGTCATCGCGGGCCGGGCGAAGATCAAGGCGGCGGGCGGCGTGCGTACCCCGGCAGATGCCGACGCGATGATCGCGGCGGGCGCCACGCGGCTGGGAACCTCCGGCGGGGTGGGTCTGGTGAGCGGCACGCAGAACATGCAGGGGTACTGA
- a CDS encoding HD-GYP domain-containing protein encodes MSAGRPLFILLLLVSLGLMAFAAQGHHQALLAGATLILALASWSLGGGWRWTALIAYPLAFAASMFLAGRSAPLPLLDLIGALLTLAGVGWVTLREQGARSELAWQQNIIDALRVGSERLNEARDADSIIRAGVDILNKLDIAPNIAFVAYRQGTPYILSATGVLKQFVERPIQPSGNDSRSVQADHWVAEEALAMLRREDRRSYHITPVYGRASAHLGVLILTRPDSVAFDEQEKSVIASFGRLLGAQLGQWHAIRDLRDANELTLRSLGAALERRDDETGGHTQRVVSTSVRLARRLGWDEEQVQALRWGAYLHDLGKIAIPDRILHKPGSLDDTERRVIQTHTTIGYDMLQELHFLPAETLDLVRYHHERWDGTGYPAGLRGQNIPETARVFTIVDVYDALTNARPYKSAWTRERAMQEIRSQAGKQFDPHYVEAFVRMMADQDDARLVL; translated from the coding sequence GTGTCAGCTGGCCGTCCCCTCTTCATCTTGCTGCTGCTCGTCTCGCTGGGCCTGATGGCCTTTGCGGCCCAGGGCCACCATCAGGCGCTGCTGGCCGGCGCGACCCTGATCCTGGCCCTGGCTTCGTGGTCACTGGGCGGGGGCTGGCGCTGGACAGCCCTGATCGCCTACCCACTGGCCTTCGCTGCTTCGATGTTCCTGGCCGGGCGCAGCGCTCCTTTGCCGCTCCTCGATCTGATTGGGGCCCTGCTGACCCTGGCCGGCGTGGGCTGGGTGACCCTGCGCGAACAGGGCGCGCGCTCTGAGCTGGCGTGGCAGCAGAACATCATCGACGCGCTGCGGGTGGGTTCCGAACGCCTGAACGAGGCGCGCGACGCCGACAGCATTATCCGGGCCGGCGTGGACATCCTGAACAAGCTGGACATCGCGCCGAACATCGCCTTCGTGGCCTACCGCCAGGGCACGCCCTACATTCTGTCGGCCACCGGGGTGCTCAAGCAGTTCGTGGAACGGCCCATTCAGCCCAGCGGCAACGACAGCCGCAGCGTACAGGCCGATCACTGGGTGGCTGAGGAAGCCCTTGCCATGCTGCGGCGCGAAGACCGGCGCAGTTACCACATCACGCCGGTGTACGGCCGCGCCTCGGCGCACCTGGGCGTGCTGATCCTGACCCGCCCCGACAGCGTGGCCTTCGACGAGCAGGAAAAATCGGTGATCGCGTCGTTCGGGCGGCTGCTGGGGGCGCAGCTGGGGCAGTGGCACGCCATTCGTGACCTGCGCGACGCTAACGAGCTGACCCTGCGCTCGCTGGGCGCAGCCCTGGAACGGCGTGACGACGAGACGGGCGGGCACACCCAGCGGGTCGTGAGCACCAGCGTGCGCCTGGCGCGCCGGCTGGGCTGGGATGAAGAGCAGGTGCAGGCCCTGCGCTGGGGCGCGTACCTGCACGACCTGGGCAAAATCGCCATTCCGGACCGCATTCTGCACAAACCCGGCTCGCTGGACGACACCGAACGCCGGGTCATTCAGACGCACACGACCATCGGGTACGACATGCTGCAGGAACTGCACTTCCTGCCGGCCGAGACGCTCGACCTGGTGCGTTACCACCACGAACGCTGGGACGGCACCGGGTATCCCGCCGGGCTACGCGGCCAGAACATCCCCGAGACCGCGCGGGTGTTCACGATCGTGGACGTGTACGACGCCCTGACCAACGCCCGCCCGTACAAGTCCGCCTGGACGCGCGAGCGGGCCATGCAGGAAATCCGCTCACAGGCCGGCAAGCAGTTCGATCCGCATTATGTCGAAGCCTTCGTGCGCATGATGGCCGATCAGGACGACGCCAGACTGGTGCTTTGA
- the typA gene encoding translational GTPase TypA, whose translation MEYRNIAIIAHVDHGKTTLVDGLLKQTLELKHGEEIAERAMDSNDLERERGITILAKNTAVEYKGVKINIVDTPGHADFGGEVERVLGMVDGCLVLVDAAEGPMPQTRFVLRKALELGLKPIVVVNKIDRQDARPEEVVNLTFDLMAELGANDDQLDFPILYAIAREGKAFKDLNNPQDDMHELFELVLEKIPAPHVDLDAPFQMLVTNLDYSEYLGRIVLGRVNRGTVKKGEFVNLMHKDGTMTKVRIVQPFTHLGLKRIEADEVGAGDIVALAGIEDAQIGETIADLADPEALPIITVDEPTVNMTFQPNTSPFAGKEGKYVTSRHLNDRLKKEVMTNVSLRVEEIRPDEFVVSGRGELHLSILLETMRREGYEIQVGSPRVITRDIDGVKHEPFEHLVIDVPEQHSSSVIGVLSSRKGQMINMEPQGSRVRVEFKIPSRALFGFRTQFLSMTQGEGIMSHVFDGYAPWAGDLKVRQNGSLVSMEDGPAFAYSIFKLQDRGNFFIDPATEVYVGMIVGENSRENDLNVNVCKNKKLTNVRSSGADEALSLIPPKRLTLEDALEYISEDELVELTPKSIRLRKKVLNPSLRK comes from the coding sequence ATGGAATACAGAAACATTGCGATTATCGCGCACGTCGACCACGGCAAAACCACGCTGGTGGACGGCCTGCTGAAGCAGACCCTGGAACTCAAGCACGGTGAGGAAATCGCCGAACGCGCCATGGACAGCAACGACCTGGAACGTGAACGCGGCATCACCATTTTGGCCAAAAACACGGCCGTGGAGTACAAGGGCGTCAAGATCAACATCGTGGACACGCCCGGCCACGCCGACTTCGGTGGGGAAGTGGAGCGCGTGCTGGGCATGGTGGACGGCTGCCTGGTGCTGGTGGACGCCGCCGAAGGCCCCATGCCGCAGACCCGCTTCGTGCTGCGCAAGGCGCTGGAGCTGGGCCTCAAGCCCATCGTGGTGGTCAACAAGATCGACCGCCAGGACGCCCGCCCCGAGGAGGTCGTGAACCTGACCTTCGATCTGATGGCCGAACTCGGCGCCAACGACGACCAGCTCGATTTCCCGATCCTGTACGCCATTGCCCGCGAAGGCAAGGCCTTTAAGGACCTGAACAACCCGCAGGACGACATGCACGAACTGTTCGAGCTGGTGCTGGAGAAGATTCCCGCGCCGCACGTCGACCTGGATGCGCCCTTTCAGATGCTGGTCACCAACCTGGATTACTCCGAGTACCTGGGCCGTATCGTGCTGGGGCGCGTCAACCGCGGCACCGTGAAGAAGGGCGAGTTCGTGAACCTGATGCATAAGGACGGCACCATGACCAAGGTGCGGATCGTGCAGCCCTTCACCCATCTGGGCCTCAAGCGCATCGAAGCCGACGAAGTGGGCGCGGGCGACATCGTGGCGCTGGCGGGCATCGAGGACGCGCAGATCGGGGAGACCATCGCCGACCTGGCCGACCCCGAGGCGTTGCCCATCATCACCGTGGACGAACCCACCGTGAACATGACCTTCCAGCCGAACACCAGCCCCTTTGCCGGCAAGGAAGGCAAGTATGTGACCAGCCGCCACCTGAACGACCGCCTGAAAAAGGAAGTCATGACGAACGTGTCGCTGCGCGTCGAGGAAATCCGCCCGGACGAGTTCGTGGTGAGCGGGCGCGGCGAACTGCACCTGTCGATCCTGCTGGAAACCATGCGGCGCGAAGGCTACGAGATTCAGGTCGGCAGCCCGCGCGTCATTACCCGCGACATCGACGGCGTGAAGCACGAGCCCTTCGAGCACCTCGTCATCGACGTGCCCGAGCAGCACAGCAGCAGCGTGATCGGCGTGCTGAGCAGCCGTAAGGGCCAGATGATCAACATGGAGCCCCAGGGCAGCCGCGTGCGTGTGGAATTCAAGATTCCCAGCCGGGCGCTGTTCGGCTTCCGCACGCAGTTCCTGAGCATGACGCAGGGCGAAGGCATCATGAGCCACGTGTTCGACGGCTACGCGCCGTGGGCCGGCGACCTCAAGGTGCGCCAGAACGGTTCGCTGGTCAGCATGGAAGACGGCCCGGCCTTCGCCTACTCCATCTTCAAACTGCAAGACCGCGGCAACTTCTTCATCGACCCCGCCACCGAGGTGTACGTGGGCATGATCGTGGGCGAGAACAGCCGCGAGAACGACCTGAACGTGAACGTCTGCAAGAACAAGAAGCTCACGAACGTCCGCTCGTCGGGGGCCGACGAGGCCTTGAGCCTGATTCCCCCCAAGCGCCTGACCCTGGAAGACGCGCTAGAATACATCAGCGAAGATGAACTGGTCGAGCTGACCCCCAAGAGCATTCGCCTGCGCAAGAAAGTGCTGAACCCCAGCCTCCGTAAGTAA